Genomic DNA from Actinomycetota bacterium:
CGCGGTCGCCCCGCTCGATCGCGTCGAAGATCGGCTGGTGCTCCAGGTAGGAGGGGCCGGTCTCGCCGGCGGCCTCGATCACCCGGCGGATCCAGACCCGCAGCAGGGCGCGCACGCCGTTGAGCATGTCGTTCAGGACCACGTTGCCGGCCGCCTCGGCCACCCGCAGGTGGAAGCCGACGTCGGCCTCGACGAAGCGGACCGGGTCGTCGCTCGACGCCCGCATCGTCTCCAGCAGCCCGCGCAGGTCGTCGAGGGCCTTGTCGTCGCGGCGCTCGGCGGCCAGCCCGGCCACCACCACCTCGAGATGGGCGCGGGCCTCGACCAGGTCGAGGGCCGGCCGCTCGCCGAGCAGCAGGCCCCACTCGATCACCTGTGGCAGCAGCTCGGAGTCGGTCCGCTTCAGGTAGGTGCCGTCGCCCTGGCGCACCTCGAGCAGGCCGAGCAGGTGCAGTGACTTGAGCGCCTCCCGGACCAGCGAGCGGCCGACGCCGAGGGACTCGGCCAGGCGGCGCTCGGAGGGGATCCGCTCCCCGGGCTCGACCTCTCCGGACA
This window encodes:
- a CDS encoding FCD domain-containing protein, with amino-acid sequence MEIARRLLDYFLSGEVEPGERIPSERRLAESLGVGRSLVREALKSLHLLGLLEVRQGDGTYLKRTDSELLPQVIEWGLLLGERPALDLVEARAHLEVVVAGLAAERRDDKALDDLRGLLETMRASSDDPVRFVEADVGFHLRVAEAAGNVVLNDMLNGVRALLRVWIRRVIEAAGETGPSYLEHQPIFDAIERGDR